Below is a window of Brassica napus cultivar Da-Ae chromosome A5, Da-Ae, whole genome shotgun sequence DNA.
GAGGTTTAATTCTCCCATCACATGCAACTGTATGTTTATGATCTCTTCAAATATTATATCACAGTATGCTCTAATGACTTATGTGAAAGAAGGCAACATTTGATATCTTTGTTATTTACTTTGTGTTGACAGTTGTACATGGCACCTATTTCGCACCCTGACAGATACAGTCACAGCATTGATTTTTGGCGCAACGTTTATGGAATTGATAGTAAGTATTATATCAACTTTGACTTTGGGGCAATCACTACTTAAGTTTAAAAAAGTACCTCGCAGTAAGGTTTCAGTAATGATTGTATGATGTGGTTTGCAGTGTCTGCAATGATGCAACTAGCAAAACAGTGTGCATTTGAAGAACCTAGCGTGGAGTCCATATCAGGAGAGACCGTTCTTACATGGCCGGAAGTGGTATTTTTCCTTGTTCTCTAAATGCTTGTTACCTGCAATGTTAACTGCGCTACTGAGTGAATATCTATCCATTTAAATGAGTGAATGTCTATCCATTTAAATGCAGGTTAAACATATAGACTGTCAAACAATAAAAATCCAAGAGCTAGACTCTGTTACCGCAAGATACAAGTTCAAGTCAATGATGAGAGGTATATCACTTTCTTTATCTCAACTATCCGTGCGTTTGTCTCATCTTAAGAGAGAAGATACGATTGCTTCCTCTCTCTGTGCTGAggcttttttccttttcttgttgTAGCTCCAATGCATGGTTTTGCATTTTGGTTTGACGTTGAGTTCAGCGAACCTGCCAAGAATACTAATGCAACAAGCGTTGCTAATGGGTCCTCATCAATAAGTCCTTTTACCGAAGGAAATCAGAAGAAGCGGAGTAATCCGAGTGATGCACTCGTGCTGTCCACCTCTCCTGAGTCTCCTCCGACGCATTGGCAGCAAGTAAGaccatgtttatttttttttgcatttacttcccaattttttcaaaactcttatttaatttttttgtgcaCTTTGAAAACTCTTATCAGTTTTACTTTTCAGTTTTCAGTGAATCATCTAAATTGATTCTATACAGTATAAAACATGGTAATGTTATGGAAAAAAATAGCTTACACGTTGTGACCATTTGAACCACTTTTCTTGTACAGACGATTGTATATTTCTATGATCCAATAGACGTAGAGCAAGACCAAGTCATTGAAGGTTCCGTTACTCTTTCTCAAAGTAAAGAGAATCGGAGGTTCATGAACATCCACCTCGAATATTCGTGAGTAACCAACCCACTCTTTTACGCATTTCAATTTTTCCGAGTTCCACCAATGCTTAAAATCTTGTTGTTTTTGCAGCTCGGCCGGCCGTTCCTTTGTGAAGGAGTCGGTAATGCGTTAAGAAGGCGAGAGATTCTCTGACAATATCTCCTTATTTTAGAAGCTCTGTAAGGTTGAGTCTCTTTTGCTAAAGCAATCATTAGTTCAGAACTGAAACCCGAAGACATAGGCAAACACAAGCTATTGTTAGTCATATGTTCTTGTAAGAGTATTAAGTTTTAGATCAGATGGAAGCAACTATAGGACATTGTTCTTGAAGCCATTTAGCTTCTTTACTAGTAATTCAACATAGCATACTTCTATATGACTGCTTTTATTGATCATGCATTTTATTTGTACTTTTGTGTAACTAATACATTAAGGTCAAAATAGTCAAATTTatgtgtttaaaataatttatcctCATTGATTAGTTAGTAAAATCTATCAAATGGAATTTAAACGGTAATTTACAGTTAAAAATCAATGAATATAAATATCATTTCTTATGAATTATGATactgcatttttaaaaataaattattattgatttctttatttcattttaaagaaGTTAAAAttcctaaaaatatatattatttggaaATAAGCTTTTAAAGTTTGAAAGAATACAAAGTCTAttttacttaaaatttaaatgttaatatattttaaataaattcaatattttcaaattaacttaaattatgtttttgacaaatatttaaacaataattttacaaaatctaTTAGATTTTCAACAAAATTGGatttaaaatgaacaaaatctCTAAAATTTCTGATCCAGTAAACCTTTATACTGTTCTAGTGAgagaacttttttatttttttatttatagatatttacaATATATCATAATTCTtgttattaaaaacattatcaATCAATGATCTTATACTTAGGAgtacataagatgatttatcatttaaaaacCTTAACAAATTATGACAAATTCCCTCCAATCCCTACCATAAAAGTTTttacttattaaaaaatatacagttaATTTAGTATACTTACaaaatacaacaaatttgatatTATGAAGGGTACTCACAAGTTTACTAAAGGTTACTAAATCAGTTACTCATGTGTCCAAACAGAAAAAGATGATATGACTGTAGCTTTTGgtatgaaactaaaaaaaagttaGACATATACTCTCTTCATTTCACATCTGATATAGTTTAAAGTTTTTTCACAcagattaaaaataattaattgttcagttttatctatatttaattattaaaatttatagtatttgttattttaa
It encodes the following:
- the LOC125608844 gene encoding probable protein arginine N-methyltransferase 6 is translated as MQSGGDYTNGFHGELQRDEKQVPILSALGRAKRRSRGGARDPRGGLTNGELRVSDQISEQKPLETQESPPPCTDFDVAYFHSYAHVGIHEEMIKDRSRTETYREAIMQHQNLIQDKVVVDVGCGTGILSIFCAQAGAKRVYAVDASDIAVQANEVVKANGLSDKVIVLHGRVEDVEIDEEVDVIISEWMGYMLLYESMLGSVITARDRWLKPGGLILPSHATLYMAPISHPDRYSHSIDFWRNVYGIDMSAMMQLAKQCAFEEPSVESISGETVLTWPEVVKHIDCQTIKIQELDSVTARYKFKSMMRAPMHGFAFWFDVEFSEPAKNTNATSVANGSSSISPFTEGNQKKRSNPSDALVLSTSPESPPTHWQQTIVYFYDPIDVEQDQVIEGSVTLSQSKENRRFMNIHLEYSSAGRSFVKESVMR